The sequence below is a genomic window from Cucumis melo cultivar AY chromosome 5, USDA_Cmelo_AY_1.0, whole genome shotgun sequence.
TGAGAAGAAAGACGACTATTTTCGAGACAAATATCCAAATAGAATGGTGAGAAAATTACATTATCAAAAAGAAGACAGAGACAAATAAGGATCAATAGTAATTAGTATAAACATACCGAAATGATAAAATCTTGATTTTCATTTGCTCGCATGAAGCAGTAACAGTGAATCCAAGGAAGGGAGCCCTTCCAGTATTTCTTCTTAATTGAGCCTCTAAATGCATCTGgcaagaaaataacaaaatatactTCATTGGTTAACTAAGCAAAATATAGATAAGGATACAAAAGACGAGTTGAGATAATTGAGCGGAGGAGATAAGGCACTCTCCATCACCCAAGAGCTAAAGGAGATTGAAGAAACTCGTAAGATAGGTATAGAGAGTGACTACGAAACTTACAACAAAACTCCATTTGAGAGGTAGGAATTAGTAAATATGACATATCCAAAATGGTCTGTCATGGTGATAGTAAGAGAAAAAGAATCGTTTATGGTTTCCCTTCATATCTGAAGCATTAAAAAGTAATTGTTTCCCTTTCCTAACATTGTTATTTCCCCAACTTTCAACTCTTCATTCCGACACACAAATGTAGAGAAATATGCTAAAACAACTGCAATAAgagaaatgaaattaaaaagaaaaaagtccaTTCGTACCAAGAAAATGTAAAGCAGAAGCAGGGAGGTTCATAATCACATGATCGATGTGTTCCCAGGTCCTAGCATGAGATACATTGGTGGACCCCTTCATCCTCTTATTTCCGTTTCCATTTCTCCTACCGGCTACACGGGTGGAAGCATCATCAGCAATTCTGTCGTCTGCAAAGCAAATTttcatcaaaacaaaaaaaaaaatctgcaAAGAAAATTATAGGAAGAAATGGTCTTGGTTGTTCAATCACAAGATATGGTACAGTATGTTACCTTTCTCATTCTCACAACTTTCCGAGGATCTTTTAAGAACAGCAACGGATATATCAGCACTCCTTGAATGTTCTACAAATTTATTGCTAATTTCAATATCTTGAACTTCTTGCACCTGAACTGAagcaagaaagaaaattaagatCATCTACACTAATCTCCTGAAGACGATAtaaaaatttctttaaatgataataatataataccAGTCAGCATACCATTTGCCAACGGTGATTCTTGATTGGTCCCTCCAATGCCTTCCTCAGAAGCTTTTAGTATTGAGGTGACAGTTTCTGAATTACTTTCATTAGGGGGAACTATCATCAATCGAGAAATAAATTTCCTAGCATCCAAATTGTACACATGAACGCGACCACTAACTTTATTGATTTCTGCATTAACCTTCAGATATCGGACGCTGTCTGGATTCAAGTCATTGGCATATACTATACATTCTTTCTGGGCGGCTGGAATTGCAAAAGGACCAATACCAGCAAACATGTCACAAATTACCTCTCCTGGTTGGAAGAGTGAAACCAGCCTTATGTGTTCATGTTCCAATCTTGAGTTCCAGTAGACCAAACTGTAGTCAAGCTTAAATGTCGCTCCATATTGCTTCACTTCTGTTACCATATCATTCTCTCCTTTCAGTATTTCAAACTTTGGAACCCGAAACTCATTTGTTATAGAACCCACTTTATTTACAACTGTTTTAATCCTCGGATAATTTTTCTGCGAAGATTACAAAAAGAAATAGTTACAGAAACAGTTTCAATAGGGaaaatgtgtgtgtgtgtgtgtgtattgcTAGATGGAGGGGGAggataaaaatattaaatatccAATTCTGAACATTTGAATTTCTTAAAAAGGTACCCCCAACATATGCACAAGGAAAATAAGGGGAGaataaaaaaatgaagtaaCAGCTAAATTATAGTGATCAATAAATCACAATGTACATTTCAAAATAATTAGGAAAATGAGTAAATAGATACTGATGACATACATCATAAATAACCTTTGCAATAACATCCTTATATGGAAGCAATTCGTCATGTATATTCAGGTGAGCAACGTGACCTGCAAAGCACAGTACAAAATTATCTCCCTGTCAATAGTTGTACGTGAAAAAGCAACGTTACGACCAATGTCACATAAACAAGTGGTACCAAAATGCAATACAGAGCAACAAAAGAACGCACATAAAAGCTATACAGAGCATATGGAAATGGAGACAAACTATAGAAAGGAAAACGTAGGTGGAAGACGGCAGGGGTTAGAGTACTTAACTATTGTCTCAAAAGATGAAGGCACTTCCACTTCAGGAGGCAAAATCTTCTTGAGAATATGATCTACAGAGCAACCACACAGTAAGTTAGTCGAGCATGTACAATACAAACACATCAAATGACAGGTAAATTTGCATATAGAATTGTTTAAACTATCTTTCAGAAATCGAACATTGTTCTTATAATTGCAACCACTTGATGTAGACCGGTCACATCACATGTAGTTGTTATAATATCAAATGAGAGGCAAAAACAACCAGATTCTATCAGCACGTGTACAGTCACAATGCAGAAAACGTTTGGATTTTGAGTAATGGGAATGGGATCATTAAAAATGGTGCTAGATATGCCTTACATAACACTTCAGACTTGCAATTAGAAACTTAAAGGGAACTATAAATGTCTGGAGTTCAACAGGCAATCCTAAGGTGAAAGTAAAATTTTTGCACGATGTGCGATAAAGGGTAGAATTATGGAAAATACCTGCTCCCCAATATGAATATCCAAGGGTTAGTGAATAAGGAACTCGTTCAAACATGCATAAGCCTTTCAATTCTTCAAGCTTCATTTCTGGAATTTCTGATAATTCTGACCATTCAAAGAATCACAAGATAGAAAAATGGTGTCATCTAAGGACATGATTGAGGAAAATTCCATCGAGAAAATAAGagcaaaagaagagaaaagcTGGTTAATATTTCTAAAGGGAAACAAGActatttttatgaaaattaccTAGTTACACAACGTTAATTTGGTTTCTTTTATCGATGTTTAGATTTTTTAAAGCTGGATTTCATGTGTTATATAGGCTGTTTTCGAACAATTTTCTAAACTTAAGATGCATACAAGTTAATGGTTATACCCTACAGAAATTAATGttttaagataaaaaaattactCGCTCGATAATTTTAGTTCTATTTAAGAACTTGAGTGCACGAATAGACCCAAAAAGCCACTAAGGTAACATGaaaaaaatcaatgaacaagAATTGGAACTTCAGCGAACAGAATGTCCTACAGAAGAGTTTCTATAAAGAACGTGAAATTGCAATCTAAGCATATAGTTAACAGGAAAAAAATAAGGACGGAGATGGAGATTTTTACCTGGAGTTTGAACCTTTTCAGATAATATAACATAACGGTTCTTATCACATGTTGGATCTTCAGTCACAGGTTTAATCCGGGGCTTGTCAATTAAGTACCTGAAAAATTTTCAACAGAAACGAACTGAGGGCCAAAGAAAAGTCTGCTTTGAAACAAAAATTAACAACAAGAactttcaaagaaaaaaaactaaaatctaTCAGGAAAATTCTGATAAGTTTTCGAATAATGATGAACTAGGATGAGAAAGATGAACAGTTCAACGAGAACAAAATATAAGTAACACTAATACTATATGCCATTACCCAGATGATTAATTGAAATCGAATAATTGGCAAAGTATAACAAAGAAACAATATAACACATAACATGGCGTACCCGTTCAGTATTTTAATGGCGGCCTTACAAAGTTCCCTCGGAATTCTTAATGCCCAGAGATTCAGATGCACGTCGAATTTGCTTTCGTCCAACATTGATCGATTCACAAGTTCGATTTTTCTCAATACTCAATAACACAACAAAAATTACACCGAATtcaatacaaacaaattcaaatcaGAATAGAACAATGTAGAGTAATGGTTTCGGAGATTTTTTCACTGGATAGAAAGAATCAGAATCGAGATTTTCACCGTAGTAGAAGACTAACAGCGGGAACTGTCGCCGGAGACTGCTGTGACCACCGGCGGCGACAGGACTAGGGTTTAAGCTAAAATTAGGAGACCACTACACGACGTCGTTTAGACAGTATTTCGAACTGGGAATTAGTTACCCAACCGTTTTCAGCTATCATTGGGCTGGGCCGCTGGAGCCCAATGGTATAAGTTGGGCTGGGCTATCTAAATTTGATTACCATCCCTTTTACGTTGAAATTTGTTGATGATAAATCCTAAATTTAGTACTTCaaagttatttttaaaatttatcaaatacaaataataatccttacaaaataaaatacattaGGTGAATACTTCTTTAAAAAATGTATAtgctttaaaattttataatgcAAAGGTTGTTTGCAATGTTTTTGAAAGAATCAACCATTTATAaactaaatctaaaatttattaaaaatctATGTATTAAAATTAAATGCTAATATATGGATTAAATCAAGAATCATAATATATTCAACCATTatgaaaatttatataattcaaGTTCAAAGTCAATTGattaaaatttcaatattttggaCAATAATAAAGTAATCGTAGCTATAAATTTCCCTGCACTTGATTTTGTCAATGATTCctaaaattataattaagtttGAATAAGTGAAATTTAATTCTTCAATATAAATTAGATGCTTTAAATgttatttttcaaacaaatatcgTAAATATTGATCCTTGATTGCATCGAAGTCAAACTACGAACTTAAGACAAAagtggtatatatatatatatatatatatatatatatatatatatatatatatatatatatatatatatatatatattatatacatacacacaccTTAGTTTTTTAAATACCTCAATTTGTCTATTGTGTTTTAATAACAATTCTTAGAGTTATTTGATTACTTAGAAAGTACTTATCTAAAAACGtataaaaaaaacctaaaaacgtatctaattattctcttaaatttttaaaatcaaaatttcttATTAGGTTCAATTTTATATTATCAATTTTAAGAACGATAactaataatttttaatttgaaaacaataaaaatttaattattattttgttatcaAAAGTGACGGTGACATAGACTAAATAAATAGACgggaaaattaaagaaataaatactttgacataaaaaagagaaaaagaaaaaataaaattgttaccATCCAAAACTCAAAAACTTATTACTCTCACCAAACatcaaaaaact
It includes:
- the LOC103497610 gene encoding tRNA (guanine(37)-N1)-methyltransferase 2, giving the protein MLDESKFDVHLNLWALRIPRELCKAAIKILNGYLIDKPRIKPVTEDPTCDKNRYVILSEKVQTPELSEIPEMKLEELKGLCMFERVPYSLTLGYSYWGADHILKKILPPEVEVPSSFETIGHVAHLNIHDELLPYKDVIAKVIYDKNYPRIKTVVNKVGSITNEFRVPKFEILKGENDMVTEVKQYGATFKLDYSLVYWNSRLEHEHIRLVSLFQPGEVICDMFAGIGPFAIPAAQKECIVYANDLNPDSVRYLKVNAEINKVSGRVHVYNLDARKFISRLMIVPPNESNSETVTSILKASEEGIGGTNQESPLANVQVQEVQDIEISNKFVEHSRSADISVAVLKRSSESCENEKDDRIADDASTRVAGRRNGNGNKRMKGSTNVSHARTWEHIDHVIMNLPASALHFLDAFRGSIKKKYWKGSLPWIHCYCFMRANENQDFIISVAESALNANIQDPIFHRVRDVAPNKAMYCLSFRLPEQCVNEDTTS